CCAAACCTGGCCTCATCTGGTCGGATCTGCAGCAGGTATTGTTGGCCCGGTACCGGACCGGAATCATCCCAATCAGAAGAATTGAAATGTCACTGTAATAAACTTCAAGCGTCAGCGCGATAAAGCCTCGTTCATTTCCACTTGACGTACTGACAGCACACTGTCCTGGCCTATTATCGCCACTTGCAATCATTCAAAGCATCATCCAAGCGACAGTAGCCCTATTAAatactctccctctctctgtctaacACTTAACTTGGTTAACCTTGTCTCTGATTTGACCAAAGATATTCCCCCAAGCtcgttataatattttaaagccaTAAGAGCAAAAGGCGGCACAACAAAGTTTCAAGTGTTTCGATTGTGCAGTTTTACTTTTagctcatttaaataattagaaaataaataaaaagtatgaaACTACATACTATTAATATAATCAttgttttaatcaaaatatatactttactgGAATTTAggataagatttttttgtgatCCAAATAGtcctgacaaaaatttaagaaatagaCTGTGAAACCAAGACAAAgtagaatttattatttaatttttcaaaatattagtAGATAAGATTTCTTCGAAACTGTAATTTCAGtcttttttaagttatcacaaaaatgctaaataaaatttcgaaTAGTTGGGATATAAGTGCAGCTGTTACTTCTTGTTATATTtggatcaaaaaaattattttccaaaaatttactTGCAACACTTTTTTGGTTGGATTAGTTAATAGTTGCGTAAATGACGTTTCAATACAAAAATAGCTGTCAATATCTCTAGCAGACAAAACTAGCAACTTGTCTAACTTAATACTCCGTTCAATTTGGGGAGTTTTGCACGTTCCgcttacaaatatttgtttacaatatGTAATGGAAAATCTGTTCTTTGCGGTTTTGTGGCTCGACAATTACTCAGCTGGATAGGCGTGTGCAGAACTCAAAAGAGCAAGCAAGTTTGTTTAGGTTCAAAGTGCTTAGTCTGAACGCTGATTGCCCGACTGACTCGGAAGACGGTCAAAACTTGAACGCCTTGTTGACCAGGCCATTGCGCATCTTCCCAAcgtaatttaaactaaatcgGTGCGCTCGCCAAACTGCGTAGAGCAACGTAGCAGCAGTTGCCCCCAacaaacacacgcatacaaactataactacacacacaaacacacacacacacaaacagtaTGAACTGGGGTCTTGTTGGATCTTAAGTGCGCCTTGACTCTGTCTTTGGTCGCTCTGTCTACTCGTAATAATCAATTATTTCTGTGTAATTTATGGTAATGTTCAGTCATGATGGATTGACTGCTCTAATGTCGCTCTAAATCTTTGTACCTGGCTTGGGCTATGCTGCTTGTAGCGGCACCGCACATGGCCACAGTTCAAAACAGAGCAGGCTCAGACTCAGGCTCATGCTCAGAGAATGTTTCAGGCAAAGCCTGAGACTgggacgacgacgacgacgactgcgactgcaactgcgactgcaACTGAGGCTGAGACTCAGGCAGGTGCAATTGCTCAGTACAGAGCTACAAACTAAGCTCTCCCACTAAAAGCAATCTGAGTCTTTCAACCTGCCAAACAGCTACGTTTTACAATGGAGCAAATTCAGAAAGAAAACCAAGAAATTATtagagtaaaaataataacaaaattgattattttgctGTAATTAGGACAtacataacaattttattatttaagaattttttaaacaatcttaaaataataaatatcttttgaatttaataaaaaaatttatgtttcttaacaaaattggaaattcacttttttttataagtacaatttataaagtgtatttaaatggatagtaaaaattaatatatttatgttaaaaaattaacttgcAGTGTCCACTGTGCACCTGCTTCTTTACTTCCGTCACTGTGCGATGCGAATCGTCGCTCGTCCCGCTTCACTTCGCCTCCGTCTCGGTTCAGTTGGGATCGGCTGTAATATGTAGCATATGTTTTCGTaagtttttcttgtattttgtttaatggCAGCTTAGATTACAAGAGCTGCTCGAATTGTGCATCAAAGGGGAAGCTGAACAGGCAGAGGCGAACGATTCTCTTGGGCACATTTTCGCATGTTGCGCCGGCTTCCAATGGGGTTGGCTGCTCGGAGTCTCTCGCTGCCCTGGTGCGCCATGTAACTGATGTTTAAAATTGCTGTGTGATTTTCGTGGcgaaattaatgttaaataagcTTTTAGTTTATGTCCCGCCACAGCGTTGATCAATTTCTTCTCAGTCACCCGGTCTGGCCCCATCTTCTGCTTGGCCGCTCTGCATTCTAATCGCAGCACCGTTGCCTTCTCCACAACTGTTTTGCTTGCCCTTGTGCCCCTGTCCCCCTGTCCCCTTTGTCCTCAACCCAAAACAGCATCCGCGTGTGATGATGGTGCaggtttgcttttttttttttgtggcgcGTCGTCTTGTTTATGTGTAAATTATGCttgtacacattttatttacaattgtgTATAAATTATAGACGAATTATTATGTTTTCTTACCCCCTCCCAACTATCCTTTGCGGCTTACATATTAATATAGCGTCAATGCACACTCTGACTTGGCATTTTCTCTACGGTCTGTGGcctatttgaaattcaaacgTTTGAGTTTCAATATATGGGCTAGTTAGACTGAGGATTACTCTGTGCTTTACAATCAACTGGGGAGTATTGGTTGCACTGAAATGAAGAagttttcaaaacatttttatttatttgaaaatattttattgatttaatgatAAATTAGATATAGTTATGGTCACTAGAACTCTGTAAAgactaataaatttgaaaaaaatcaatctTCTCTATGCCTTAACAGGGTATAAATCAATGTTTGAACTAAGCTATTGTGGCTTTAGCTAAGTTAGTTGTAGCATGTTGCTTTGGGTGAGGGCGTAGCGGAATATATTGTTCATAGAGTTGAGTTTATTTGATAGCCTTGGAATATGAGTACATTAGTTCCGTGGCAAGTCCATAGCTGCCGCTTTATTCGGGCCCATTGCAAGCTAAGCAATTGCTGTGAACTGCAGAAAAAGGATTTGGCATGCAGTGGCAGAGACCCAGTCAGGGATTTGCTATGCTTAGAGTGCTCATCTGGCAAGCTGAGAGAAGAGACATTGGGTGAGAGAGGGATGTAATGGGGTTAGATAGGAAGTTTACTAAAACTTTGAGCTGGCTGGCAGCCTGGGAAACATCCTGTGTTGCATTCTGGCTTGTTTCTGCCAtttggtttgctttgctttagTGTTATGCAAATGCCATGGAACAGGAACAACACCGCAACACAACCACCAGACAGCATCAACACCACCACCCTGTGTGCAGCACAATGGCTACCGTGCGCgtgcaatgacaacaacaacaacaacggcaacagcgactacaacagcaatagcatcAACAAGAGGAACACGTACAAAACAGCAGctgtttaacatttatttgcctatttattaatttcatgtAACATTTTTTCCTAGGAAATGGCCACAATGCAGCGAAATCAAAGCCAAGGAACAAGCGCAACGCATTCTCTTGACGCCAGGCAGTCGCTGTGGCTGTGCTTGTGGCATTTGCCATTGCCATCGGTCAGACCCTGGCCAAAATGTCCAGCCGCGCCAACTGTTGCCAAAACAATAAGGCACAggggcaacaggcaacaggcaacggcagcagtcagagtcgcagtcgcagtcgcagtcacagttgCAGCCTTAGGCCTTGTTGCCTTTTGCCATACTTCTCCCACTATTTGACTGCGCTGACTCGGCTGCCATCGTCCATGGTTGCCACAAAAAGTGTCGTGACCCCGGCCGGGCCTCGCCAGCCATTGCATATGGTTAGCTTTGACTCTCGAGCTGTGCTTTTTGGGGGCAACGGGCGGAATGTCTGGGTAGTCTGGCCAGGAGACTGCGACTGAAGCAGCTCAAAAATTACATGTTGTTCCTGTTGaaatgttttgtgttttgtgtgcgCAGCATTTCCATTGTCGTTgacttttatttctaaaattttttttatatttattttttgtttttttaataccctggCAGTGCTTGAAAGAATTGTTAGCATATATTCTGCAAAGGATctatgaattaaatattttagcacGTTCAAAACAGGCTATTAGAGGTAGATACTATtactaatattatattatttagtaAACATTGAAACATAAACTGAGACcagagaatttatttaaattctaaataaattaatatagaaattaagttattcaataatatatttataatttagaacttgctaagaaaaaaattaattaatattttactattactttaagattaaaattttcgTAAGCTGaaaaatttcagaaaatttatatttttcttcccAATTTAGAGGGCATTTTCGCTTCGGTTTAATTCAAGctcatttgctttttattgttttttttttttgtaagcagCTATCGCTaataacacacacattgaAGTCTGAGGGAAATATGTAACAATCCTCGTGCTCCTTGCGGTCAAAGGAGTCGTCGTTTTCGCTTACATAAGGCTTGGACTAGGACAAaggaaatgcaaaaatgccaaaaatcgCACAGCTCAAAACCCAATGCGAATGCAATGgtgtatgtgaatgtgaatgtgaacgACAACAAATACGAGAATGAGTTTGAGTATGAGTaagagtacgagtacgagtactcgcACACAAAACGATTCTGGCACCCATGAGCAGgagcatcatcagcatcagtccctgttgcagttgcaagttgcagcaTCAGTCGGCCTGGGCGGGTGGTGGCTCATCGCTCGTCGCTGATCGTGGCACATTTGCATACAATGAGGCCAGAACTTAGACCCAATCCAGCCAGCCAaaatacacaacaacacacacatatttatatacacacacgctGGCGCAGCATGTTATCTCTGGCTGTGACCTACACCAATATTTCTGAGAATGCTGCTGTGGCCCGTCGTCGCCTGTAAGtgtgtcgttgtcgttgccgttgcagttgcagttgccttcgtcgtcgtcgtcgtccaGTCCAAGTCTATAGCCAGTCAGTATCTCAGACGGCCGACGACGAGGAGTCATTCAATCGCGCCAGCTGCGGCGTCTACGTCGCTTTGGATTTTCGGTCTGGGTCTCAGTTTTTGTTGgggttttgtttgcttttggctgCCCATTCTACTTACAATATTTGTGGCATATCACCACAGATCTCTGCAACTGCATCCGAAATcccaaataaaaacaaaataaaggaGCCTCATCCCATGGACAGTGACTGCAGTGTGTGAATTTCGAATCCGTCTGGCGTCCGTTCTGCGTCAGCAGCTTCCAGCTCCAAGTAGCAGCGTCGTCACCCATCGTCGAAGTGGTACGAAAACGAATACGAgtatgagtacgagtacgagtactaaTACAACTCGTAGACTCGTAGAGTACTCGTAGTTTCAAACTGAAAATGTCTATGACTGTGTCCCGAACTAGACACTAGACACTGTGCTTTGGGGAGTGGTCTTTGCTTatggtttttcaattttgttttttctgtttttattcagttttttcGGCGAAAGCGTTTTTAGCAGATTGGCCAACGGTCCAAGAGCTGCGGTTTCGGTGGCTGGTTCAGAGTGCAATGCATTAATGGAAACTTAAAATCATGACATTTACCATACAGTTTTTTTCCCTCATTTTTCTTCAGACGGATCATAAATTTCAGAGTCGCCTTGAGAGCACATAAACGGAAGACAATGAGAGATATTTGTACATGTGATTTGACAACATGAAGAACTTTTGACTATATCGGTAAGCTAAGATTATCACGaacacttaaatatatttactcataaataaatttgattttagatTGGACATGTTAaggtaacttaaaaattatgtggGAAATTTGGTATATCATAaatggaattttgaaatattataataaagttaaattaaacatatttacaattaaatttggaGTTTAGCTGGCTCCCATCTTTAGAACCTTaggatatattaaatttgctgTCCATAGTTCATACATCATTTATTTTACTCACCCGCTGagacatttgaaaataaaaatctgtcttattattgttgttttttttttttaattgtaaactCAATGTacctttgtttatttattgtatgcgcaaaagcaaaaggcataagtgtaataaatattgtgtttataaatatgttttcataaataaaataattagccTAATTCGTCTAAAAGAATATGGTACTATAAAATAACatagtatatatactttatgctATACatgtataaacaaatttgaaagtaCTCGTAAAAAAGACGCCATAAAAACGAcactaaaaatgtttttacaaCTAATAGAGCTCTTCTGCTTTTCCAGTTGCTAATCGTAAAACTAATTTCCAAGTAATGCTTATATAGTAGACGTAGCATacagttattatattttaatgtttaagctttaaacaaaattgcacagaaatattgttgttatatGAACATTACTTAAACAAATTAGTTGGTTGGTTAGTAGATAGCTAGAGCTTTGCTTATAATGATATCTATACTATTACTATTACCATTGTTATTGATGTTATtgtcttgtgtgtgtgtttgtttttttctttctcttattctttttttttttttttttgtttcgagttagataaaaataatttaaacgcTAAGATGACAAGtggcaattaatttaagtgtGATTATCACCTGCCCGTTGCACGCCGAGCCGCGCTGGGAATTTCCGAGCTTTGCATAATACGCAGGTCACTAATTTTTTGGAtctgaaataaattgaagggagaaaaaatcaatttgagaGCGGGAGCATAAGCGTGTCACACAACTGGCGGAAGCGCCAATTGTCCCCTCGAGACttcttttgatatttaatcaaacatttatcttgaatttgttgtacatatgcttttgtttttgaaacttaattaattagcGAGAGGTTGCGAATTAAATGCGGATTGAAACGTGCCAATCGAAATGTACTAACCTCTATCATCGACCGGTTCCGTGGCATCAGCACGGCCCGTGGCCACCATCGATTCCGTTGCTAGCTCCACACGCGCCACGTGAACACCATGCAGTGTTAGCTGTGCATGTTGTGGATGCTGTGGATGTTGATgctgtggatgtggatgcagctgatgttggtgttgctgctgtgcagcTGCTAGATGCTGGGACAGATGCTGGTGATGATCGCCCGTCGCTGGCGGCCATTGCTGATAGGCGACAGGCACCAACGGATCCGACATCCATTCAAAACTGAATGCTGGTCCGATTGTCTGGGCGCTCAGTCCGCCATGTTGGGGCGTCGCACTTGTGGGCGTGGGCGGCGTTGTGGTAATGCAGGGACTCAGTTCATGCGAGGAGCCAAAGCTATCAAGCGATGCCTTCTGCGCAGACTCCGACCAGGGCGGACTGGGATTCCATTGTTCAATGAAATCCGCCGGATCCGGCGGTAGCGTCTTGTTCAGCAATCGCGGACGTGTCGGCACAATTGTCGCATAAATAACCGAGGCGGATGCATCGCTACTACTGCCCGTTGCCGCCCCAGCTGTTGCAGTGGCATAAGCACTACTCGGATGCAGGGCATAGCAGTCAGGCTCCGGCGTTATGGCCGCCGCTGGAGATCGCTCTGCGTGCAAATAAAGCGGCTCCAGTTTGTTGCGTGCTCGTTTCTTGGGAGGTGGAGGCGTTGCCGACTGCGTGGACTTTTGACTGCCGCCGGTGCCGCCATTAACTTGACTATAGTCCACAGGCTCCAGGCCGCCACTGCCCGTTGCCAGCGAGCCCGGCTGAAAGCCATACAGCTGCTGATCCTCCTTCAGCTCGAGTGTGGCCTCGGCATGGTAGACGCCACCATAAGCGGCGCCCATAtgcggatgatgatgatggtagGATGCCGCTGAAGTTGTGTGATGGTGGTGATGATGCGCATGATGGCTGCCAAATACGCTGGACATGCTGCCAGCCCCACTGGACATGCCCAGACCCACGCTAGCGGCGCCACCTCCAAGCGGCTGCTGATGCGTACTGTAATAGCCGGCGGAACTGCTGCCCGGCGGTACACGCATTGCACTGTCCAGCGGCATGCCAAACTGTATTTTGGACTGCACCGTGTAATAATGATAGAGCCAGGAATTGGCCAGCATTATCGAAGCCTCACGATCACTGAGAAGTTGGAGCCCCGTTAGCTAAAGGTTAAGATCTATATGAACCAGTTTACTTACTTTAGCACCTGATTGGTGCACACGATCACAGGCTGCTGTGTGGAATCGGGACTATCTCGCACTTGAAGCACCACATGCACCCAAGTGTAATCTCCACTAGAACGCTGCATCCGAACGAGAAGAATACAACTGCGATCCTGTTCTGATTGCGTAACTGCATGAACGGAAGAAAGGAAAGGAAAATGATAAGACAAcaagttaaataataactaaatcACTATAAATTGGATTATAATCAGGAAATGAAAgcgaaacaaatatcggtttcagttacggtttcCATTATGCTAGAATCTTGGTTTTCGCTTAACGGTTACGCAAAATCCTCATCTCATATAGGTTTTGTAACTGTTACcggttgttttttgtttcggttcaaaaaaaaaaaaaaaaatgtttataaatgttGATACTAAAAcgactattttaatttataaactaaatttctTTGATATGAAGATCTTTTTAAGGAGATcagtatttaaattcaaaatataattaaaattcgttttaaataacaacatacgtaattttaaagttgaaaaaataataaaatagattcATCACTTACTTAACCTGTGTTTGCTTTGAGCTTCACGAAGATTCTCACTATGTATCAGATTGTACCAGGATGTGCCCTGCAGAGTCGCCTTATCATAGCCCAAGTGAAACTCGCCGCTGCAATTGAAAGGGATAGTTAGTAAAAAAGTTATGCACAATACTATCTTTATAACAGTCACATTTttgataattgaaaaattgtataaaaacgTAGAAACATGAACATACATTTTGTAGAGTTAggattgtataaaatttgatattttattggGTACTTTATTGTGTACTTGTTCGACTTACTTTTTGTCAATGTGCGCGATTTTCATGTCCATGGAGTGTATGGTGGTAAAGACATTGGTGGCGCCCTGAACCACACACTCACGCGTCTCGGGCATGGCGATGGGTGTGCAGGTGGCAAGAAAGACGGGCTCATTGCGACTGCAGAGCGGCAGGAATGACAAATAGTGACCCTGTACCAGAACGACCTGTGAAACGGACAGAAGGATAGAACGATGTAGAATCGAATATTTGGGATCGCATTCGGACGACAACGATGACGACGCTGGCTCCCACGAAAATTGGCGCGCACGTTGTCGCCGCTGGTTATGGCCATTTTTGGGCTGGCATGCCCCGACTTATAGACATTTTACTCTGATtccataatttaaaaaaggcaATCACTGAAATGTTTTTGCTAGCATACGCAGAATGGAGTCACAGCCtccacacaaatacatatatatacaaaaaaaaaaaaaaagcaaaaaaaaacaatcacaCACCAGGCAGTCTCAATGGAAGTCTCAGTCTGTGTCTCAGCCATTGTCTCCCAATTAAAACGTGCCTGCATTTAGTTTTccattgcaattgcatttcgTAGCTTATGGCCCGTTCATCtgcttaaatgcaaatgcagccccgactccaactccaacttaAACTTCGActccgattccgattccgaACCCGATCCCAACCCATCGATGACGCAGacgctgtcgttgttgttgttgtagttgtagttggtcttttttttgtatttttttctttggtaaATGAGACGACCTTAGACTGGGAAGCAGGCGCCACTGCCACAGCGATGTCGCCATCTCCGTCTCCtgttctctttgttgttgctgggggttttttcattttggtcTCTTGTCTATGCTCTATCCTCTGGGTACTAGCTCTGAACTATGCTGACCTcattcataattatttattggtccatttttattgcatattaaCGAATGCCGGGTGAATGTGCCGCATTTCAGTTTTGCTCTATGTCTATGGGTTATCGCAGCCAGTTCACTTGGGTCCAAGTCCCCTGACAACATTGTATAGGTTCCATAAGCCTGCTAGTAAATGTTAAGCTATCCATTTATTACACATTTAAGTATCAACTTATACccgtataaatatatattttatcataATACTCTATGAATCAGCTATGTTACTCAAACAAAAATACCTTTGTTTGTATCATTTAGAAtgaaagcattttaaaatacatttatcaaTCGACGGATTGAGTTCAATCAGAAGCATGTTTAGGTTAATCCCAATTCATTCCAAAAGCTAAGTTAATTTGGGTTTATATGTGTTTTAAGAAATAGTCCAAACTTTTTCCCAGCTTAAGCTAGTTTCATTGGTGCCAAAGCCTGCGACCTAAATTACTTGCGGCTATCTTCATTTAGATCTAACGTCTGAAAAGCCcaagaatgtgtgtgtgtgggtacaTGTGGTGTCATAACGCTGGGAAAATCTAAACCAAGTGGCAACACTTCCTGCACCTCATTAAAGTGCCAGCttgcaacttaattaaaaacgttTGCAGCAACTGTCAACGCCTCGCTTTATCTCCATAACTCTCAGCGAACATCTGCGCACTTCaagcaagcaaaaaaatattaaaaggcgcaaaaagagagaaaaataaaacgagaattaacaaaaataagataTGCTTGCATATAAAAGACCAGCGACCGCCCACAAGATTGTGACAGCACTCTGGCAACACGGTAGCATCCACATGATCTTCAACGCGTCTCTttccctgtctctctctctctccctctatctACGGATTCAACACGTTGACAGATTTGGTCTTGTCTGGTTGAACCTGCCGGTTGCCAAGTACTTGTATTCGTACTTGGCTGACTGGATGGATGACTCGTTGACTGGTTGACTgcttgactgactgacaactTCATATTGTGCTcgtattcatttatattgCTGATGGGCATACGACTTGTAGTCTTCTTTTCACTCCCAACATCATTATAATGACTGCATGATGATCATTATGATGATCAGAGGAGGCGGCCAATCAGAGCAGTCAACAGCTATGGAGCACCCACCCGTTCCACATCAACTGTCATCGTTTGTCAGCTTATAGTAAAGCGTCTCACTGCCTGACTGGCTGCTTGGCTGattgtctgactgtctgagTGTCTGGCTAGCTGGCAAGATGTATGACCAACCAGTCAGCCAGTCGGGCAGTCGGACCAGCCAGTTGGCAGACGACGCATGCGCCCGGCTCATGCATAATTCATTGCGTGGCGGTTTACTCTGAGTTGCGACTGTGTTGCAGGCTCGCTGGTTTCCAAGTGTTACACGCAACACGCTTTCAGGTGATTCATTCATCAATTGCTGTCAGAGACTACACGCGCTTACTCatacaatcacacacacacatacatacacatacagatactAACCTTCTGATCACCGAAACGCATTTGCCGTCGCGCATTGCGACTAACATTCATGCGACAGAGAAACATGCGATGCTCTCCCTCCAGACTTGAGGCGCCTCCGTTACCATTGCTGGCTGTCGAATCTGcaacgccgacgccgacaCCAACACCgacattgctgctgctgttgctgccacctgGCTGCGGTGGCACGTTCCTATTTAGCTCGGCCTGTATGGTTGCGTGATCCTGTTTGTCAATGATATCGTAAACGGAATCCCCATGTATAAGTAAATCCTCCTGTGAACAAGacagtgagagggagagaaagttAGAAAGAGAGCGTAATAGGCTTAGGAATCTGTTGCATGTCACAATTTCAAAGCatacaatttgtattaaataaaataaaatataatcaatcaacaaatttatactttttttttggtttgtttttgcctttttgcctCGCGTACGAATGTGGCcagatttttcaatttttagtgCTGCCATATCAGCTTTTTCATATAAAAGGCAATGCCagaggaatttttttttaaat
The genomic region above belongs to Drosophila innubila isolate TH190305 chromosome 3R unlocalized genomic scaffold, UK_Dinn_1.0 2_E_3R, whole genome shotgun sequence and contains:
- the LOC117792689 gene encoding LOW QUALITY PROTEIN: neuronal PAS domain-containing protein 4A (The sequence of the model RefSeq protein was modified relative to this genomic sequence to represent the inferred CDS: substituted 1 base at 1 genomic stop codon) gives rise to the protein IFGCTCCTQWISQIKSFEXSTIRTNICKRVSYEMYADKRGLEKPGSALSAAAAAAAAAVAVTHLATPTHVHALQQQQQQHHHALQLQHQQQQQQQQQQQQQHLQHQQHHMQQHMHTHHNFQQHEPATLSQQQHLQQQQQQQQQQQQQQQQQQQQQQQTAGMFTRFDANKSTKGASKMRRDLINAEIANLRDLLPLPQSTRQRLSQLQLMALVCVYVRKANYFQQVFKRHNALHQHHQTATPNIGFSKALSGFLMMLTQNGKLLYISDNAAEYLGHSMEDLLIHGDSVYDIIDKQDHATIQAELNRNVPPQPGGSNSSSNVGVGVGVGVADSTASNGNGGASSLEGEHRMFLCRMNVSRNARRQMRFGDQKVVLVQGHYLSFLPLCSRNEPVFLATCTPIAMPETRECVVQGATNVFTTIHSMDMKIAHIDKNGEFHLGYDKATLQGTSWYNLIHSENLREAQSKHRLITQSEQDRSCILLVRMQRSSGDYTWVHVVLQVRDSPDSTQQPVIVCTNQVLNDREASIMLANSWLYHYYTVQSKIQFGMPLDSAMRVPPGSSSAGYYSTHQQPLGGGAASVGLGMSSGAGSMSSVFGSHHAHHHHHHTTSAASYHHHHPHMGAAYGGVYHAEATLELKEDQQLYGFQPGSLATGSGGLEPVDYSQVNGGTGGSQKSTQSATPPPPKKRARNKLEPLYLHAERSPAAAITPEPDCYALHPSSAYATATAGAATGSSSDASASVIYATIVPTRPRLLNKTLPPDPADFIEQWNPSPPWSESAQKASLDSFGSSHELSPCITTTPPTPTSATPQHGGLSAQTIGPAFSFEWMSDPLVPVAYQQWPPATGDHHQHLSQHLAAAQQQHQHQLHPHPQHQHPQHPQHAQLTLHGVHVARVELATESMVATGRADATEPVDDRDPKN